The genomic window TGAATATTCAAAAGATATGATGGATGTTTATGATAAATATTCTGCTAATGATGGAGCTAAGTCGGCGATACTTATTGCTCTTGGCAAATCTAATGCTGTTGATTATGTAGATAGATTTTATGAAATTTCTGTTGATAGTTATGAAAATCCATCAATTAAGGCTTCAGCTATTAGAGCATTATCATATCTTATGCCTGAGAAAATAACAGAGAATGCCAATTTATATCTTCAGAATAATAATAACAATTATAATATTAAGATTGCCATTGTAAGGGCACTCTCAAAGGATATATCTCTAAAATCAAAAGAGATTTTGCATGATTTTTTAAGAGATTCTGATGCTAGCATTAGGATTGGTGCTATTGAGGCTATTAAAGAGCATAATGATATTGCTTCAAAAGAGGTATTAATTTATAAGTTAAAAAGCGATCCTTCCTTAAAGGTCAGGGAATCATCTGGTAAGGCTTTAGTAGATATGGGGTCTGGATATGAAGAGATACAAAACATAATGCTTGATTCTAGTATTGAAAATAACTTTAAACTTACTATATTTAGTTATCTTTTAGATAAAGATGTAAATTCTGCACGTTTGATTGCTTTAAATCTCTTAGAAAAGGAAAATATTAATAAACCTTCAAAGTTGCTTACAAATATTTCTATGCTTCTTTCAGTTAGGAAGGGTAATTTTGATGATTTTTATTCTAGGATTATTGAGAGTAAAAATGTTGATTTAATGAATCTTGCAATTAGGGGAGCTGTTTATAATAAATCCCCATCACTCTCGGGCAAACTTAAAGA from Borrelia hermsii DAH includes these protein-coding regions:
- a CDS encoding HEAT repeat domain-containing protein, yielding MREFILLFCIVLDLFAIKELTLSTKSLVTTQESETSTDKDMKENNVERDVTSESEFKSVNLDVKQVNDVISYGLDTQVIEIIGSLKKSGDGEYNALLEKRLQKTFNIDLKRAILELFLSLKYAGGVDAANYILDSYESNRYPNNLINLAISYLKEFGEKDALKKTLIGILENKEGNIVATAAYYLGELSSPEYSKDMMDVYDKYSANDGAKSAILIALGKSNAVDYVDRFYEISVDSYENPSIKASAIRALSYLMPEKITENANLYLQNNNNNYNIKIAIVRALSKDISLKSKEILHDFLRDSDASIRIGAIEAIKEHNDIASKEVLIYKLKSDPSLKVRESSGKALVDMGSGYEEIQNIMLDSSIENNFKLTIFSYLLDKDVNSARLIALNLLEKENINKPSKLLTNISMLLSVRKGNFDDFYSRIIESKNVDLMNLAIRGAVYNKSPSLSGKLKEIKRTTSSGYLRKLLTNY